The Daphnia pulex isolate KAP4 chromosome 7, ASM2113471v1 genome includes the window GCTTACCGCATTCACACTGGCAGGAACGACGCAACGTTACGGAAGCGAGGACTGGCGTAGCGTCATCAGTTGGGGGGAATCTGTAAGACAATAACACAATAACCCTTATGCCAATTCCTTTGCCTTGCAATGGGGGTGGTCGGTTGGAGCTTATACCCATCTAACGCCACGGTACAAATTATTCAAAGGCAAAGGCTCTACGCTACGCTTTGCTTAAGTTTCTAAATGTTAAGCACAACAGTTAAACCTAAAATTCTACAATCATATTACTTATGATGCACTGTTATCTGAATTTTGTAACCTATGTGCTTATTATACTAAACAGCCAAGTGAAGCAATAATACTGCCGTTGTCTCGTTACTGCTACGTCTTGTTAATAATATAAGTGTTAAGGATATCCAatgcaaaaatatttccataAAAGacaatactaaaaaaaaaagaaaataataataaaaaaacctttcacTTTTAGGTTTACCTGTGGCGTGTGAAGAAATTCAGAGAAAGGTAATAATATTCATCACCATAACCAGGCTAATGACATCTCGGGTGAGTGAAGGATGGTGGCCTCCACCGCAACTAGCGGATCTTGTTGACATAATAAGGAGACGATTTAGGTACaggaaacgaagaaaagaaatcagaaacaaGGAACTTTATCCAAAATTGATATTAAACAAAGCTGTTACCAAAATCGATCTTGCGATGTAGGTTTTCCGGTATTGACTGCGGAATGCATTATACCAACTTGCGGTGAGCGATGACGACTATGATAAGAATGATAATTATAACTATTGAATCATGATTGTATAATTGTTCATTGAACGGATTAAGCGACTTGAATATTTGGAATGAAGCGATGCTTATGTAATTACCTTCAATCAATGTATGAATCACCTGAGCATTTAAGTgcaacaaacagaaaatgccCACCAAACAAACAGAATGCAGGATGTGTGCTGCATCCTAGTGTTAATTAATATTCAACCTTTTAAATGTTCCGGACTGATGAagtaaataagaatatttaatatttacccgcataaataaatttattttcttattcacaTTTAACACCCATCGATtaataacaatgaaaaaaaaaattaccgccATAATTTAAAGAATatcgaataaaagaaatttcagcTCTAGTATTTGGGAGCTTCCTTGTAGTAAGCTGGAGAAGcataggttgtggtgtaatattctggtgctttagtggtgtagtagctaggggcagagtaatacttcggggcttcggtgtagtaactgggtgcagcgtaagttgtggtgtaatattcctgggctttggtggtgtagtattgaGGAGCCTCTGTTTGGTAGTAACTAGGAGctgagtagtacttgggagcctcggtgtagtaagctggagcGGCGTatgttgtggtgtagtaaactggagcttcagtgtagtaactGGGGGCAGCATACGTCGTAGTGTAGTAAGAAgctgtggtgtaatactcgggtgccttggtggtgtagtaaacaggagcctcggtttggtagtagcttggagcagagtaatacttgggttcctcggtgtagtaggctggggcagcatacgtggttgtgtagtattcggccttttcggtgtagtacttgggggcttcggtgtagtagctaggtgtagcgtaggttgtggtgtaataaactggagcctcggtgtagtatttgggttcaacgtagtacgaaggggcagccgctgtgtagtaagttggggctacgtaatacttggcagcctcagttgtggttgtgtagctcggggcagagtagtacttgggggcttcagtgtagtagctaggagcagcgtaggttgtagtgtagtaaactggagcctcggtgtaatattcagccgctttggtggtgtagtacttgggagcctcggtgtagtaaactggggcagcgtaggttgtagtgtaatactcgggtgccttggtggtgtagtaagttggagcctcggtgtagtagcttggagcagagtaatacgtggtagcctcggtgtagtaagatGGGGCAGCGTATGTAGTAGTGTAATACTCcggtgctttggtggtgtagtacttgggagcctcggtgtagtagcttggagcagagtaatacgtggtagcctcggtgtagtaagatGGGGCAGCGTATGTAAtagtgtagtactcgggcGCTTTCGtggtgtagctcggggcagagtaatactttggcgcttcggtgtagtagctaggggcA containing:
- the LOC124198051 gene encoding extensin-2-like isoform X2; this encodes MVNYGVVLLLGVVSLMAGSTTGVPMSPGYGGYSYQTTTAKEYYPTPPPYYTTTYATPTYYTEAPKYYTTKAPEYYTTTYAAPSYYTEAPKYYSAPSYTTKAPEYYTITYAAPSYYTEATTYYSAPSYYTEAPKYYTTKAPEYYTTTYAAPSYYTEATTYYSAPSYYTEAPTYYTTKAPEYYTTTYAAPVYYTEAPKYYTTKAAEYYTEAPVYYTTTYAAPSYYTEAPKYYSAPSYTTTTEAAKYYVAPTYYTAAAPSYYVEPKYYTEAPVYYTTTYATPSYYTEAPKYYTEKAEYYTTTYAAPAYYTEEPKYYSAPSYYQTEAPVYYTTKAPEYYTTASYYTTTYAAPSYYTEAPVYYTTTYAAPAYYTEAPKYYSAPSYYQTEAPQYYTTKAPEYYTTTYASPAYYKEAPKY
- the LOC124198051 gene encoding extensin-2-like isoform X1 → MVNYGVVLLLGVVSLMAGSTTGVPMSPGYGGYSYQTTTAKEYYPTPPPYYTTTYATPTYYTEAPKYYTTKAPEYYTTTYAAPSYYTEAPKYYSAPSYTTKAPEYYTITYAAPSYYTEATTYYSAPSYYTEAPKYYTTKAPEYYTTTYAAPSYYTEATTYYSAPSYYTEAPTYYTTKAPEYYTTTYAAPVYYTEAPKYYTTKAAEYYTEAPVYYTTTYAAPSYYTEAPKYYSAPSYTTTTEAAKYYVAPTYYTAAAPSYYVEPKYYTEAPVYYTTTYATPSYYTEAPKYYTEKAEYYTTTYAAPAYYTEEPKYYSAPSYYQTEAPVYYTTKAPEYYTTASYYTTTYAAPSYYTEAPVYYTTTYAAPAYYTEAPKYYSAPSYYQTEAPQYYTTKAQEYYTTTYAAPSYYTEAPKYYSAPSYYTTKAPEYYTTTYASPAYYKEAPKY